A single window of Jiangella alkaliphila DNA harbors:
- a CDS encoding FtsB family cell division protein, whose translation MPTSRRSPSARPAAGAGTARRPSAGRAGRPSARAPKGGTAAARPRTGADAGDGPPPPPPPRRPQPKGGRPSVTGRAAVLALVLAVLLVSYAYPLRTWFDQHRERVELQREQDELTASVDDLEQELRLWEDPAYVAAQARERLGFVLPGEQSYIVLPDPDAPDDTAAEAGGLPPSGQGTWYERLWASVTFADSPPPDPEAPVDE comes from the coding sequence GTGCCCACGTCGCGCCGTTCGCCCAGCGCCCGCCCCGCGGCGGGCGCAGGCACGGCGCGACGTCCCAGCGCGGGCCGCGCCGGCCGTCCGTCGGCCCGCGCGCCCAAGGGCGGCACCGCCGCGGCACGGCCCCGCACCGGGGCCGACGCCGGCGACGGGCCGCCTCCTCCGCCACCACCGCGGCGGCCGCAGCCGAAGGGCGGCCGCCCTTCGGTCACCGGCCGGGCCGCGGTGCTCGCGCTGGTGCTGGCGGTGCTGCTGGTGTCGTACGCCTACCCGCTGCGGACCTGGTTCGACCAGCACCGCGAACGGGTCGAGCTGCAGCGCGAGCAGGACGAGCTGACGGCGTCGGTCGACGACCTCGAGCAGGAGCTGCGGCTGTGGGAGGACCCCGCTTACGTGGCCGCCCAGGCGCGCGAGCGGCTCGGCTTCGTGCTGCCGGGCGAGCAGAGCTACATCGTGCTGCCCGACCCGGACGCGCCGGACGACACCGCCGCCGAGGCCGGCGGGCTGCCGCCGTCCGGTCAGGGCACCTGGTACGAGCGGCTCTGGGCGTCGGTGACGTTCGCCGACAGCCCGCCGCCCGATCCCGAGGCACCCGTCGACGAATGA
- the eno gene encoding phosphopyruvate hydratase: protein MATIEAIGAREILDSRGNPTVEVEVALDDSTITRAAVPSGASTGAFEAVELRDGDAARYAGKGVEKAVTAIMDEIAPELLGFEASDQRLVDQALIDLDGTPNKGKLGANAILGVSLAVAKAAADSAELPLFRYLGGPNAHLLPVPMMNILNGGAHADSNVDIQEFMIAPIGAETYREALRWGVEVYHTLKGVLKERGLSTGLGDEGGFAPNLPSNRDALDIIVTAIEKAGYTPGAQIALALDVASTEFYDDGKYTFEGKSISAAELTKYYEELAGAYPLVSIEDPLSEDDWSGWAALTDVLGSKVQIVGDDLFVTNPERLERGIKDHAANSLLVKVNQIGSLTETFDAVSLAQRSGFTCMISHRSGETEDTTIADLAVATNAGQIKTGAPARSERVAKYNQLLRIEEELDDAARYAGASAFPRFQA from the coding sequence GTGGCCACGATCGAAGCAATCGGAGCACGCGAGATCCTCGACTCCCGGGGCAACCCGACGGTCGAGGTCGAAGTGGCGCTCGACGACAGCACCATCACCCGCGCGGCCGTTCCGTCCGGCGCCTCCACCGGCGCGTTCGAGGCGGTCGAGCTGCGCGACGGCGACGCCGCCCGCTACGCCGGCAAGGGCGTCGAGAAGGCCGTCACGGCCATCATGGACGAGATCGCCCCTGAACTGCTCGGCTTCGAGGCCAGCGACCAGCGCCTCGTCGACCAGGCGCTGATCGACCTGGACGGGACGCCGAACAAGGGCAAGCTGGGCGCCAACGCCATCCTCGGCGTCTCGCTGGCGGTAGCCAAGGCCGCCGCCGACTCCGCCGAGCTGCCGCTCTTCCGCTACCTCGGCGGGCCCAACGCGCACCTGCTGCCGGTGCCGATGATGAACATCCTGAACGGCGGCGCGCACGCCGACAGCAACGTCGACATCCAGGAGTTCATGATCGCGCCGATCGGCGCCGAGACCTACCGCGAGGCGCTGCGGTGGGGCGTCGAGGTCTACCACACGCTCAAGGGCGTGCTGAAGGAACGCGGCCTGTCGACGGGGCTGGGCGACGAGGGCGGCTTCGCGCCGAACCTGCCGAGCAACCGCGACGCGCTCGACATCATCGTCACCGCCATCGAGAAGGCCGGCTACACGCCGGGCGCGCAGATCGCGCTGGCCCTCGACGTCGCGTCCACGGAGTTCTACGACGACGGCAAGTACACCTTCGAGGGCAAGAGCATCTCGGCTGCGGAGCTGACGAAGTACTACGAGGAGCTGGCCGGCGCCTACCCGCTCGTCTCCATCGAGGACCCGCTGTCCGAGGACGACTGGTCCGGCTGGGCCGCGCTCACCGACGTGCTGGGCAGCAAGGTGCAGATCGTCGGCGACGACCTGTTCGTCACCAACCCCGAGAGGCTCGAGCGCGGTATCAAGGACCACGCCGCCAACTCGCTGCTGGTCAAGGTCAACCAGATCGGCTCGCTGACGGAGACGTTCGACGCGGTCTCGCTGGCGCAGCGGTCCGGGTTCACCTGCATGATCAGCCACCGGTCCGGCGAGACCGAAGACACCACCATCGCCGACCTCGCCGTCGCCACCAACGCCGGCCAGATCAAGACCGGCGCACCGGCCCGGTCCGAGCGGGTCGCGAAGTACAACCAGCTGCTGCGCATCGAGGAGGAGCTCGACGACGCCGCCCGCTACGCCGGCGCGTCGGCCTTCCCGCGGTTCCAGGCGTAG
- a CDS encoding dihydrofolate reductase family protein: MSELLVDFITSLDGYASGEGWPGFWGLEGPEYLAWLGEQPEVTYLMGANTYRLMSGFAAGDVPSGQDEFRPEEEASVDELTQASKVVFSSSLEEPMTWANSTLVRGDAVEAVRAMKSSGSGLLSTIGSLSLCRSLLRAGLVDRFRVGMFPVITGATGAERIYDGYPDVALEMIEHRTFDGRIQLVEYKPTVLEHPPLGAPA, translated from the coding sequence ATGTCGGAGCTTCTCGTCGACTTCATCACCTCCCTCGACGGCTACGCATCAGGCGAGGGATGGCCCGGGTTCTGGGGCCTCGAGGGCCCGGAATACCTCGCATGGCTCGGTGAGCAGCCCGAGGTCACCTACCTGATGGGCGCGAACACCTACCGCCTGATGTCGGGCTTCGCCGCCGGCGACGTCCCGAGTGGCCAGGACGAGTTCAGGCCCGAGGAAGAGGCGTCCGTCGACGAGCTCACCCAGGCGTCCAAGGTGGTGTTCTCCTCCTCACTCGAGGAGCCCATGACCTGGGCCAACTCCACGCTGGTCCGCGGCGACGCCGTCGAGGCGGTCCGCGCCATGAAGTCGAGTGGCTCGGGGCTCCTCAGCACGATCGGCAGCCTCAGCCTGTGCCGGTCCCTGCTACGCGCCGGACTCGTCGACCGCTTCCGGGTCGGGATGTTCCCGGTGATCACCGGGGCCACGGGCGCAGAACGCATCTATGACGGCTATCCGGACGTCGCCCTCGAGATGATCGAGCACCGCACCTTCGACGGCCGCATCCAGCTGGTCGAGTACAAGCCCACCGTGCTCGAGCACCCGCCGCTCGGCGCCCCTGCGTGA
- a CDS encoding ATP-binding protein produces MDDLIPRAAFGRLTELVQHLRIVMVSGPRQSGKTTLLREQLAGSGGTFRSLDRPETLAAARDDPAAFAAFGTTPRVIDEVQLGGDDLVRAIKAEVDADARPGRFVLSGSSRFLTIPTLSESLAGRIAFVDLWPLSMAERTRARTDNVARWFGDTGAVLRDSTWNRSDYLSAVTSGGYPEALAITSPLARRAWFDGYLSTVITRDIRDFATVARGDAVATLLGLVAARAGGTAVLADLAQAADLARDTARNYLSYLDMVYLTMTVPAWSANLSSRLSKTPKLYPTDSGLATHLLDVDAEQLAEPGHPALGPLLETFVATELLKALAVTDERISLFHLRTADRHEVDFVLEGPRGRIVAVEVKASTSPGAGALKGLRWLRDRLGDRLHAGILLHLGTEAASRGDGLYALPLSALWDHQPLPE; encoded by the coding sequence ATGGACGATCTGATCCCTCGAGCCGCGTTCGGACGGCTCACGGAGCTCGTGCAGCACCTGCGCATCGTCATGGTGAGCGGCCCGCGCCAGTCCGGCAAGACCACGCTGCTCCGCGAGCAACTCGCCGGCTCGGGCGGGACGTTCCGTTCACTCGACCGGCCGGAAACCCTCGCAGCGGCACGCGACGACCCGGCCGCCTTCGCGGCGTTCGGCACGACTCCCCGTGTCATCGACGAGGTGCAGCTCGGCGGCGACGATCTCGTCCGCGCCATCAAGGCCGAGGTCGACGCCGATGCGCGGCCGGGCCGGTTCGTGCTCTCCGGCTCCAGCCGGTTCCTGACCATCCCCACACTGTCGGAGTCGCTGGCCGGGCGGATCGCGTTCGTCGACCTCTGGCCGCTGAGCATGGCCGAGCGCACCCGCGCCAGGACCGACAACGTCGCGCGATGGTTCGGCGACACCGGCGCCGTCTTGCGCGACTCCACCTGGAACAGGTCCGACTACCTGTCTGCCGTCACCTCAGGTGGCTATCCGGAGGCGCTGGCGATCACGTCGCCGCTCGCCCGGCGCGCCTGGTTCGACGGCTACCTGAGCACGGTCATCACTCGCGACATCCGTGACTTCGCCACCGTCGCCCGCGGCGACGCCGTCGCGACTCTGCTGGGGCTGGTTGCCGCGCGGGCCGGCGGCACCGCTGTCCTCGCCGACCTGGCGCAGGCCGCAGACCTGGCCAGGGACACCGCTCGCAACTATCTCTCCTACCTCGACATGGTGTACCTGACCATGACGGTGCCTGCGTGGTCCGCGAACCTCTCGTCGCGACTCAGCAAAACGCCGAAGCTGTACCCCACCGACTCGGGTCTCGCGACCCACCTCCTCGACGTCGACGCGGAGCAGCTGGCCGAGCCCGGGCATCCGGCGCTCGGCCCGCTGCTGGAGACGTTCGTCGCGACAGAGCTGCTCAAGGCACTCGCGGTCACCGACGAACGGATCTCGCTGTTCCATCTGCGCACCGCGGACCGGCACGAGGTCGACTTCGTCCTCGAAGGCCCGCGCGGACGCATCGTCGCCGTCGAGGTCAAGGCGTCGACCTCACCCGGAGCGGGGGCGTTGAAAGGGCTCCGCTGGCTGCGCGACCGACTGGGCGACCGCCTGCACGCGGGCATCCTGCTGCACCTCGGTACCGAGGCCGCCTCACGTGGTGACGGTCTCTATGCGCTGCCGCTGTCCGCGCTCTGGGACCACCAGCCGCTGCCAGAATGA
- a CDS encoding CocE/NonD family hydrolase, with protein MRITGRRLGMLPVLVLPAVLLPATTVPATAEPDEPGSIVVEDGVTQPVFSYDDAIREVVRVQSPVISQDSGEPDLIYVDIIRPAASDGDLKVPTIIHTSPYFMGWQDFSNNRHGEIKPPPGAPLDFFPRFYDNYFVPRGYAVALVDLTGSRASTGCADVGGPAETEGLAAVVEWLAGEGHAVDLDGDEVTADWANGLSGMIGKSWDGTVPNAVAARGTEGLATIVPLVALSDWHTDFWANGARHGGTPTLWHDRHSDNPAMATECDTVRAELAAGQEDPDPGTDFWRQRTFVPDADKVEASVFVVSAMNDYTVPPVNFGRWWEALGDADVPRKLWLSQTAHEEPFDFRRTEWVSTLHRWFDHWLQGVDNGIMDEPMVEIERAPGEWTAHDDWPSGATAPVWLGTPRDAGDPRLGTLRTDPRDAVRDRTATFTETRRSVSQLAAAPTTVDPRRLVFQSPVLSEPVRISGSADVTVDARFAGPNATLTVLLVDYGEAERLQHATDGGLANLPTRTCFGAGNAADTGCYADVGLRTHIAPFEVVTRGWSYPAFQTGVDALEPGTDYRLTIDLQHHDYVYEAGHRIGVVIAGAETGLVSNRHPTTGNPIEIDLLGSRVELPVVGGPSALRAAFE; from the coding sequence ATGAGGATCACGGGCCGGAGGCTCGGCATGCTGCCAGTGCTGGTGCTGCCGGCGGTGCTGCTGCCGGCCACGACGGTGCCGGCGACCGCGGAGCCGGACGAGCCCGGCAGCATCGTGGTCGAGGACGGCGTGACCCAGCCGGTGTTCTCCTACGACGACGCGATCCGGGAGGTCGTCCGTGTCCAGTCGCCGGTGATCAGCCAGGACAGCGGCGAGCCGGACCTGATCTACGTCGACATCATCCGCCCGGCCGCCTCCGACGGTGACCTGAAGGTACCGACGATCATCCACACCAGCCCGTATTTCATGGGCTGGCAGGACTTCAGCAACAACCGGCACGGCGAGATCAAGCCGCCGCCCGGCGCCCCGCTCGACTTCTTCCCGCGGTTCTACGACAACTACTTCGTGCCGCGCGGGTACGCGGTCGCGCTGGTGGACCTGACCGGCAGCCGCGCGTCGACGGGGTGCGCCGACGTCGGCGGCCCGGCCGAGACCGAGGGCCTGGCCGCCGTCGTGGAGTGGCTGGCCGGCGAGGGGCACGCGGTCGACCTGGACGGCGACGAGGTCACCGCGGACTGGGCGAACGGTCTGTCCGGGATGATCGGGAAGTCGTGGGACGGCACGGTGCCGAACGCCGTGGCGGCCCGCGGCACCGAGGGGCTGGCCACCATCGTGCCGCTGGTCGCGCTGAGCGACTGGCACACCGACTTCTGGGCCAACGGCGCGCGCCATGGCGGCACGCCGACGCTGTGGCACGACCGGCACAGCGACAACCCCGCGATGGCGACGGAGTGCGACACCGTACGGGCCGAGCTGGCCGCGGGCCAGGAGGACCCGGACCCGGGCACGGACTTCTGGCGGCAGCGCACCTTCGTCCCGGACGCCGACAAGGTCGAGGCCAGCGTGTTCGTCGTCAGCGCGATGAACGACTACACGGTGCCGCCGGTCAACTTCGGCCGCTGGTGGGAGGCGCTCGGGGACGCGGACGTGCCGCGCAAGCTGTGGCTGTCGCAGACCGCGCACGAAGAGCCGTTCGACTTCCGGCGCACGGAGTGGGTGAGCACCCTGCACCGCTGGTTCGACCACTGGCTGCAGGGGGTCGACAACGGGATCATGGACGAGCCCATGGTCGAGATCGAGCGCGCGCCGGGCGAGTGGACCGCTCACGACGACTGGCCCTCCGGCGCCACCGCCCCGGTCTGGCTCGGCACGCCGCGCGACGCCGGCGATCCGCGGCTGGGGACCCTGCGAACGGACCCGCGCGACGCCGTCCGCGACCGCACCGCCACCTTCACCGAGACGCGGCGCAGCGTCAGCCAGCTCGCGGCCGCGCCGACGACCGTGGACCCCCGCCGCCTGGTCTTCCAGAGCCCCGTGCTGTCCGAGCCGGTGCGGATCAGCGGCTCGGCCGACGTGACCGTCGACGCCCGCTTCGCCGGCCCGAACGCGACGCTCACCGTGCTGCTGGTGGACTACGGCGAGGCCGAACGGCTGCAGCACGCCACCGACGGCGGGCTGGCCAACCTGCCGACCAGGACCTGCTTCGGCGCGGGCAACGCCGCCGACACCGGCTGCTACGCCGACGTCGGGCTGCGCACCCACATCGCCCCGTTCGAGGTGGTCACGCGCGGCTGGTCGTACCCGGCGTTCCAGACCGGCGTGGACGCGTTGGAACCCGGCACGGACTACCGGCTGACGATCGACCTGCAGCACCACGACTACGTGTACGAGGCGGGCCACCGGATCGGCGTCGTGATCGCCGGAGCGGAGACCGGTCTCGTGTCCAACCGGCACCCGACCACCGGCAACCCCATCGAGATCGACCTCCTGGGCAGCCGCGTCGAGCTCCCCGTCGTCGGCGGGCCGAGCGCGCTGCGCGCCGCTTTCGAGTGA
- a CDS encoding VOC family protein yields the protein MAIARFPSLVIDCPDASVLATFYGTLLDWKIETSPGWAEIRADYGQCICFQQVEDYTPPQWPAQTVPQQMHLDVNVDNLDAAEAAVLELGATKHEHQPGTSFRVFLDPAGHPFCLCVD from the coding sequence ATGGCTATCGCACGCTTCCCGAGCCTCGTGATCGACTGTCCCGACGCGAGCGTCCTCGCCACCTTCTACGGCACGCTGCTGGACTGGAAGATCGAGACCTCCCCCGGCTGGGCGGAGATCCGCGCCGACTACGGCCAGTGCATCTGCTTCCAGCAGGTCGAGGACTACACCCCGCCGCAGTGGCCGGCTCAGACCGTGCCGCAGCAGATGCACCTGGACGTCAACGTCGACAACCTGGACGCCGCCGAGGCGGCGGTGCTCGAACTCGGTGCGACCAAGCACGAGCACCAGCCCGGCACGTCGTTCCGGGTGTTCCTCGACCCCGCGGGGCACCCGTTCTGTCTCTGCGTGGACTGA